A single genomic interval of Oceanibaculum nanhaiense harbors:
- a CDS encoding helix-turn-helix domain-containing protein, with amino-acid sequence MAETTLVDFTSDIASPVLSVTRRIARNGIVVSRCDIPINPGTQIVTAQFALFMHESEPLDLICRLPEGRRTEKYPVAAGHFHLSPANRAAHVGWTADKQSFVIAMENSFIERTIGNAFDGLVPEIRGRAALRDPAVEELIACLRRSLIDDSRCGGLCLDLVGTSLALRLFETYGENSKPPPSIRGGLGASRRRRVVDFIEAHLDEDIGLAALAAEAGLSPHHFGKAFKATFGKPPCRYITERRIQKAKEMLLSDRASITDIALALGFSSHSHFTDVFRKMTGTTPSLFRRNCA; translated from the coding sequence ATGGCCGAAACCACTCTGGTCGATTTCACATCTGATATTGCGTCCCCGGTATTGTCCGTCACACGGCGCATTGCCCGTAACGGCATTGTCGTCAGCCGGTGCGATATCCCGATCAATCCCGGGACACAGATTGTCACGGCACAGTTCGCCCTCTTCATGCACGAAAGCGAGCCGCTGGACCTCATCTGCCGTTTGCCTGAAGGCCGCCGTACCGAAAAATATCCGGTCGCTGCGGGACACTTTCATTTGAGCCCGGCAAATCGGGCCGCCCATGTCGGCTGGACGGCCGACAAGCAGTCCTTCGTCATTGCCATGGAGAATAGCTTCATCGAACGCACGATCGGCAACGCCTTCGACGGGCTGGTGCCCGAAATCAGAGGTAGAGCGGCGCTCCGCGACCCGGCGGTCGAGGAGCTGATAGCCTGCCTCAGGCGCAGCTTGATCGACGATAGCCGCTGCGGCGGGCTCTGCCTGGACCTCGTCGGCACGTCGCTCGCCCTGCGCCTGTTCGAGACCTATGGCGAAAACAGCAAGCCGCCGCCGTCGATCCGGGGCGGTCTCGGCGCCTCGCGCCGGCGGAGGGTCGTTGACTTCATCGAGGCGCATCTGGACGAAGATATCGGACTTGCCGCGCTCGCCGCGGAAGCGGGACTTAGCCCACACCATTTCGGCAAGGCCTTCAAGGCGACGTTCGGCAAGCCGCCCTGCCGCTACATCACCGAGCGGCGGATTCAGAAGGCGAAGGAGATGCTGCTGTCGGACCGCGCGTCGATCACGGACATTGCTCTCGCCCTTGGCTTTTCCAGCCACAGCCATTTCACGGACGTGTTCCGCAAGATGACGGGGACGACGCCTTCGCTGTTCCGCAGGAATTGCGCCTGA
- a CDS encoding DNA -binding domain-containing protein, whose product MARLDPEIADEVPWADAITPYDEDHFITYLRLLDAEAEGANWREVARIVLDRDPDAEPDRVRRCWKAHLKRARWMTEHGYRHLLDAARDT is encoded by the coding sequence ATGGCCAGACTCGATCCCGAGATCGCCGACGAGGTGCCGTGGGCGGACGCAATTACGCCCTATGACGAGGATCACTTCATCACCTATCTGCGCCTGCTCGACGCCGAGGCCGAAGGCGCCAACTGGCGCGAGGTCGCCCGCATCGTCCTGGATCGCGATCCAGACGCGGAGCCCGACCGCGTCCGCCGCTGTTGGAAGGCGCATCTGAAGCGCGCGCGCTGGATGACCGAGCACGGCTATCGCCATCTACTCGACGCGGCACGGGACACATAG
- a CDS encoding DUF7007 domain-containing protein: MLNSTNPTYTPWGKADYEKVYAEGIVFYGTPSHGGFKLDRERNAKVHPALRERDGFYEEDCAWAKVAFTFPDVFSEKDREAAIRTLKEWYPDEYETVAGVILAPGESHVKDERLFLERHANDWIVISAIRSDQHPGMVECIATIGGRRGQWGNSDSAERRYLVPDVEYHRRSKFGFVIDPDRHARCDGPSSFIARRAAS, from the coding sequence ATGCTGAATTCGACCAACCCTACCTACACCCCATGGGGCAAAGCCGACTATGAAAAGGTCTATGCCGAGGGCATCGTCTTCTACGGCACACCGTCGCATGGCGGCTTCAAGCTCGACCGCGAGCGAAACGCCAAAGTTCATCCTGCTCTGCGCGAGAGGGACGGATTTTACGAGGAGGATTGCGCTTGGGCGAAAGTTGCCTTCACCTTCCCCGACGTCTTCTCCGAGAAAGACCGCGAAGCGGCGATCCGCACGCTGAAGGAATGGTATCCCGACGAATACGAGACTGTCGCAGGCGTTATCCTTGCCCCCGGCGAATCCCACGTCAAAGACGAGCGGCTGTTCCTTGAACGCCACGCCAACGACTGGATCGTCATCAGCGCGATCAGGTCGGACCAGCATCCCGGCATGGTCGAGTGCATCGCCACAATAGGCGGCCGACGCGGGCAATGGGGCAATTCCGATTCTGCTGAGCGGCGCTATCTCGTGCCGGATGTCGAATATCACCGGCGCAGCAAATTCGGCTTCGTCATCGATCCCGATCGCCACGCGCGCTGCGACGGCCCTTCCAGCTTCATCGCGCGGAGGGCGGCGTCATGA
- a CDS encoding DUF2285 domain-containing protein codes for MEAQPIAPGHTDAFDIRCFASMATVLCCGGSEHVLFSDGLRHLQLMVTAGSVLEGPVSFRYLLSGLRHMEAKVLALQRLCGLYRLGRLPRGLFPPERRARRWAMMLRAWDGEIAGASRRQVAAAIFGETAVHELWESGYRTRMQRLVREAEEMVSGGYLGLLRRETEEKGGF; via the coding sequence GTGGAAGCGCAGCCCATTGCACCCGGCCACACCGACGCCTTCGACATCCGATGCTTTGCCTCAATGGCGACCGTGTTGTGCTGCGGCGGATCCGAGCACGTGCTTTTCAGCGATGGCTTGCGCCATCTCCAACTGATGGTGACGGCAGGCAGTGTTCTCGAGGGCCCGGTGTCCTTCCGCTACCTGCTGTCGGGTCTCCGCCACATGGAGGCGAAGGTTCTGGCGCTGCAACGGCTGTGCGGGCTTTACCGCCTCGGCCGTCTGCCGCGCGGCCTCTTTCCGCCGGAGCGCCGGGCCAGGCGCTGGGCGATGATGCTGCGCGCCTGGGACGGAGAAATAGCGGGCGCGAGCCGGCGGCAGGTGGCGGCGGCGATCTTCGGGGAGACGGCGGTGCACGAACTCTGGGAGTCCGGTTACCGCACTCGCATGCAACGGCTTGTCCGCGAGGCGGAGGAGATGGTCAGCGGGGGCTACCTGGGACTGCTGAGGCGGGAAACAGAGGAAAAGGGAGGCTTCTGA
- a CDS encoding thermonuclease family protein, translating into MFQFVRLSAVVGIVFFACLSFWPALDEEHSGPANVIDADTIEVGGEKHRLYGVDAVEIDQRCRRRDSATWPCGREAAAALTKFLEGRKVNCEVWQGTTRDAHGRFVSVCYAGGDDIGGWVAKNGWAVADHDANRLYNYTSDEGTARFLRRGIWDGTFDPPAEWRRRQQAGDRP; encoded by the coding sequence ATGTTCCAGTTCGTCCGCCTGTCCGCCGTCGTTGGCATTGTGTTTTTCGCCTGTCTGTCCTTCTGGCCCGCGCTCGACGAAGAGCATTCCGGCCCGGCCAATGTGATCGACGCCGATACGATCGAAGTGGGCGGCGAGAAGCATCGCCTCTACGGCGTCGATGCCGTGGAGATCGACCAGCGTTGCCGCCGCCGCGACAGCGCGACATGGCCTTGCGGCAGAGAGGCCGCCGCCGCGCTAACCAAATTTCTCGAAGGCCGAAAGGTCAATTGCGAAGTCTGGCAGGGAACGACGCGCGATGCCCATGGCCGGTTCGTATCTGTCTGCTACGCCGGTGGCGACGACATCGGTGGCTGGGTGGCGAAGAACGGCTGGGCGGTCGCCGATCACGACGCCAATCGTCTCTACAACTACACAAGCGACGAGGGCACGGCCCGGTTTCTGCGTCGCGGCATCTGGGACGGAACCTTCGATCCGCCCGCCGAATGGCGGCGCCGGCAGCAAGCAGGAGACCGGCCATGA
- a CDS encoding ParB/RepB/Spo0J family partition protein, with translation MAKAKVEKITLSQARDIPFDRLVLSTRNVRRVRAGVSIEELAEDIARRTLLQSLSVRAVIGEDGQPTDRYEVQAGGRRYRALELLVKQKRLARNAPIPCIVREGGILEEDSLAENCQRVSLHALDQFRAFQSLKEQGLGEEEIAARFFVTPQIVKQRLKLASVSPGLLEVYADDGMSLEQLMAFTISDDHARQEQVWETVQRSYNKELYYIRKLLTENTVRATDKRARFVGLAAYEEAGGIVLRDLFSQNDEGWLQDAALLERLVTEKLTAEAETIKAEGWKWIEVAPDFPYGHTAGLRRVMGETEPLSDEEHARREALRSEFEEIEQRYFQESDEDLPEEIDRRLAEIEAALDAFENRPVIYDAQEVVRAGAFVSIDGDGKLKVERGYVRPEDEAPTEPGSDGQDTDAFNRDMQEIVHVGRNGEARQVDPAAALSGNGAQADDTEAEEDGLKPLSERLVMELTAHRTLALRDALAGDPDIAFLAALHALVLQTFWRYPTASCLEIRAESPTPTVQGPGLKESQSAKAIGERHANWEKQLPDELELLWEFLCDCDHDSRMALFAHCVSLTVNAVHEPWNRTQGRRRHADQLACAVSLDMTAAGWKPTVESYLNRVPKARILEAVTEAKGAGMAELIEGLKKSDMAEQAERLLADTGWLPEPLRTPGIEPVAVTGEPGSPEPDASPSEPPAAAELPAFLTAAE, from the coding sequence ATGGCAAAGGCGAAAGTTGAGAAGATTACGCTGTCCCAAGCGCGGGACATTCCATTCGACAGGCTGGTGCTCAGCACCCGCAATGTTCGGCGGGTGCGGGCCGGCGTATCGATCGAGGAACTGGCCGAGGACATCGCCCGGCGCACGCTGTTGCAGTCCCTGAGCGTGCGAGCGGTGATCGGCGAAGACGGTCAGCCCACCGACAGATACGAGGTTCAGGCCGGCGGGCGGCGGTACCGGGCGCTGGAGCTGCTGGTCAAGCAGAAGCGGCTGGCGAGGAATGCGCCGATCCCCTGCATCGTGCGCGAGGGCGGCATTCTAGAAGAGGATTCGCTGGCCGAAAACTGCCAGCGCGTTTCACTCCACGCGTTGGATCAATTCCGTGCGTTCCAGTCGCTGAAGGAACAGGGATTGGGCGAGGAGGAGATCGCCGCCCGCTTTTTCGTGACGCCGCAGATTGTCAAGCAGCGGCTGAAGCTCGCCAGCGTGTCGCCCGGGCTGCTGGAAGTCTATGCCGATGACGGCATGTCACTGGAGCAATTGATGGCCTTCACGATTTCCGACGACCATGCCCGGCAGGAACAGGTCTGGGAGACCGTGCAGCGCAGCTACAACAAGGAGCTCTATTACATCCGCAAGCTGCTGACGGAAAACACTGTTCGCGCCACCGACAAGCGTGCCCGCTTCGTCGGGCTCGCGGCCTATGAGGAAGCCGGCGGCATCGTGCTCCGCGACCTGTTCTCGCAGAATGACGAAGGCTGGCTCCAGGATGCGGCGCTGCTGGAGAGGCTTGTCACCGAGAAGCTCACCGCCGAGGCCGAGACGATCAAGGCCGAAGGCTGGAAGTGGATCGAGGTCGCTCCGGACTTCCCCTATGGCCACACCGCCGGCCTGCGCCGCGTCATGGGCGAAACGGAGCCGCTGTCCGATGAGGAGCACGCCCGCCGCGAAGCCCTGCGGTCGGAGTTCGAAGAGATCGAACAGCGCTATTTCCAGGAAAGCGACGAGGATCTGCCCGAGGAGATCGACCGGCGTCTCGCCGAGATCGAGGCGGCACTCGATGCCTTCGAGAACCGGCCCGTCATCTACGACGCGCAAGAGGTCGTCCGCGCCGGCGCCTTCGTCAGTATTGATGGTGATGGCAAGCTGAAGGTCGAGCGCGGCTATGTCCGGCCCGAGGACGAGGCGCCGACCGAACCGGGCAGCGATGGTCAGGACACGGATGCCTTCAACCGCGACATGCAAGAGATCGTCCATGTCGGCCGGAACGGCGAGGCGCGGCAGGTCGATCCCGCCGCCGCGCTATCGGGCAATGGGGCGCAAGCTGACGATACCGAAGCCGAGGAAGACGGCCTCAAGCCGCTGTCCGAGCGCCTGGTCATGGAACTGACGGCGCACCGGACGCTCGCCCTGCGCGATGCATTGGCGGGCGATCCGGACATCGCCTTCCTTGCCGCGCTGCATGCCCTCGTTCTCCAGACCTTCTGGCGTTATCCGACGGCGAGCTGCCTGGAGATTCGCGCCGAAAGCCCGACGCCGACCGTTCAGGGGCCGGGGCTGAAGGAAAGCCAATCGGCTAAGGCCATCGGCGAGCGGCACGCCAATTGGGAGAAGCAGCTTCCCGACGAGCTGGAACTGCTCTGGGAGTTCCTCTGCGATTGCGACCACGACAGCCGAATGGCGCTCTTTGCTCATTGCGTCTCGCTCACCGTCAACGCGGTGCATGAGCCGTGGAACCGGACGCAGGGCCGCCGGCGTCATGCCGACCAACTCGCCTGCGCGGTTTCGCTCGACATGACCGCTGCCGGGTGGAAGCCGACGGTGGAGAGCTATCTCAATCGCGTGCCGAAGGCTCGCATCCTTGAGGCGGTCACCGAGGCCAAAGGCGCCGGTATGGCGGAGCTCATCGAAGGGCTGAAGAAGTCCGACATGGCCGAGCAGGCCGAGCGCCTTCTGGCCGATACCGGCTGGCTGCCCGAGCCGCTGCGCACGCCCGGCATCGAGCCCGTGGCGGTCACGGGCGAACCGGGGTCCCCGGAGCCGGATGCCTCGCCATCGGAGCCTCCCGCCGCCGCTGAACTTCCGGCTTTCCTCACCGCTGCCGAATAA